The Acropora muricata isolate sample 2 unplaced genomic scaffold, ASM3666990v1 scaffold_703, whole genome shotgun sequence genome has a segment encoding these proteins:
- the LOC136906236 gene encoding uncharacterized protein has product MSSSSSSSISSGSETEEIFNVERVELSSIVPYEGDLEPLATAEEAAEQEARMAEELEEECRFQARFTREVDASTWCTCSNCSVQFTTKPEECQCCNEIDRCGEVMERFGDPHQCITLHPGFQDVCLNRHVLEVAALGLKTKSGKSYRTLFDQGRRSEAEFFRSVAYRQFTRLDFTG; this is encoded by the exons ATgtcgtcgtcttcttcttcttccattTCCTCTGGAAGTGAAACAGAGGAAATTTTTAACGTAGAAAGGGTAGAATTGTCCAGCATCGTTCCTTACGAGGGTGATTTGGAGCCGTTAGCAACCGCAGAAGAAGCGGCCGAGCAAGAGGCAAGAATGGCTGAAGAGCTCGAAGAGGAATGCCGCTTTCAGGCAAGATTCACTCGTGAAGTGGATGCTAGTACATG GTGCACCTGTTCAAATTGCTCTGTTCAGTTTACAACCAAACCAGAAGAGTGCCAGTGCTGCAACGAGATCGATCGTTGTGGCGAGGTTATGGAACGTTTTGGTGATCCTCATCAATGCATAACACTCCACCCCGGGTTCCAGGATGTTTGTCTTAACCGGCACGTCTTAGAAGTAGCCGCTTTGGGTCTCAAAACAAAATCTGGGAAGTCCTATCGAACGTTGTTCGATCAGGGACGCAGATCTGAAGCAGA attttttagatcagtggcaTACCGGCAGTTTACTAGACTAGACTTCACTGGA
- the LOC136906198 gene encoding uncharacterized protein — MLAFSYLGMLSRTILAALHFNYNLKRGSKTDNEGRPVLYVTYPKFKEGEATVREAKVSINYDYVVDIYDTLTTTPKEELKSLAEDLKEEVPAPLHTMLVEKESKEEAITKYRQRKEKETVICPPTCTEEELHPTTERTVRARRAPHCKKCGKPLRGHKKGQCG, encoded by the exons ATGCTTGCTTTCTCATATCTTGGAATGCTCAGCAG AACAATATTAGCAGCACTGCATTTTAATTATAACTTGAAGAGGGGAAGCAAGACTGACAATGAAGGAAGACCTGTCTTATATGTGACATACCCCAAATTCAAAGAAGGAGAAGCTACTGTTAGGGAAGCCAAAGTCTCAATAAATTAtg ATTATGTTGTAGACATCTATGATACACTGACTACCACCCCAAAGGAGGAACTTAAGTCACTGGCTGAAGATTTAAAGGAAGAAGTTCCCGCTCCTCTACATACCATGTTGGTTGAAAAGGAAAGTAAGGAAGAGGCAATAACAAAATACAGgcagagaaaagagaaagagacaGTAATTTGTCCTCCTACGTGTACag AGGAGGAGCTGCATCCAACTACTGAGAGGACAGTCAGGGCGAGAAGAGCTCCCCACTGTAAAAAATGTGGGAAGCCACTACGGGGTCACAAGAAGGGACAATGCGGATGA
- the LOC136906197 gene encoding uncharacterized protein, with the protein MVYYRLDFQGKNAREEPKGIVFLSKLVLLFQFCHLCLFPKPNVAVTQTGTMLTIVSECSNCGESYTWKSQPDLMGRFPAGNLLLSFATLCAGASIRKALLVFRHMGMLVYHEPAYYYHQRHLLVPSIVAFWKKYQKQLLQKLRNKEVVLAGDGRHDSMGHSAKYGTYSIFCCTIGLIIHIVLVQANQAGSSSGMEFLAFQKAFTFLLGTEMIIKSFISDRHTSIAKWMREDCVTKCNDLGKPVVQHFFDIWHIAKSKQNNQTIKKLSLTCK; encoded by the exons ATGGTATATTACAGGTTAGACTTCCAAGGAAAGAATGCAAGGGAGGAGCCAAAGGGAATAGTCTTTCTCTCTAAATTGGTGCTGCTTTTCCAGTTCTGCCACTTGTGCCTCTTCCCAAAGCCCAATGTCGCTGTCACTCAAACAGGAACAATGTTAACTATTGTATCTGAGTGCAGTAACTGCGGAGAAAGTTACACCTGGAAGAGCCAACCTGATCTAATGGGGAGGTTTCCTGCAGGAAATTTGTTGCTAAGCTTTGCTACCTTGTGTGCTGGAGCCTCAATAAGAAAGGCGCTTTTGGTGTTTCGGCATATGGGTATGTTGGTTTACCATGAGCCAGCATATTATTATCACCAAAGACATCTACTGGTACCTTCCATTGTAGCATTCTggaaaaaatatcaaaagcaATTATTGCAGAAGTTGAGAAACAAAGAGGTCGTGCTTGCTGGGGATGGCCGTCACGACAGCATGGGGCATTCAGCCAAATATGGCACATACTCAATTTTCTGTTGCACTATTGGACTCATCATCCACATTGTCCTTGTGCAA GCTAACCAAGCAGGAAGCAGTTCGGGCATGGAGTTTCTGGCATTTCAAAAGGCTTTTACTTTCCTTCTGGGCACTGAGATGATTATTAAATCATTCATATCTGACCGCCACACGTCAATTGCCAAGTGGATGAGGGAAGATTGTGTCACCAAGTGCAATGATCTGGGAAAGCCTGTTGTGCAACATTTCTTTGACATTTGGCATATAGCAAAAAGTAAGCAAAAcaatcaaacaattaaaaagTTATCGTTAACTTGTAAGTAA
- the LOC136906237 gene encoding probable inactive protein kinase DDB_G0270444, with the protein MAIAPAQFTSRESKMVDYELKIGLLFLLRHRNRRRLLMQRQTQRKPRKVWIRDIFTRRKTQGDYYNLVQELKLGDREFYFRYMRMSFEQLLTMLVKEILEKQDEDQNRETNVESENKEVDEDVEAGVSGEKVEDADHEVKADVVEWEAMDVDEKACERECRSECTTCSRLKNEISHLKGKITKLKYKLANNQEQWVQTFHQIQEQNRLLMVNTAVQTDPVVSEDQPTEEDLEVNEEDEEDEEANIPDFFDEDPTWDPETIDSEYEKIRNEDDSAKTYDNPR; encoded by the exons ATGGCTATTGCACCGGCGCAGTTCACCTCTCGGGAATCAAAGATGGTGGACTACGAACTCAAAATTGGATTGTTGTTTCTGTTACGCCATAGAAATCGAAGAAGATTGCTTATGCAGAGACAAACACAAAGAAAACCGAGAAAAGTCTGGATAAGAGACATTTTTACGAGAAGAAAGACACAAGGCGATTATTATAACCTTGTACAAGAATTAAAACTGGGAGACAGGGAATTTTATTTCAG ATACATGCGAATGTCATTTGAGCAACTACTTACCATG CTTGTCAAGGAGATCTTGGAAAAGCAGGACGAGGATCAAAATAGAGAGACAAACGTGGAGTCGGAGAATAAAGAAGTAGATGAAGATGTTGAGGCGGGAGTCTCAGGTGAAAAAGTAGAAGACGCTGATCATGAAGTGAAGGCAGATGTGGTGGAGTGGGAAGCTATGGATGTGGACGAGAAA GCATGTGAACGAGAATGCAGAAGTGAGTGCACAACATGCAGTAgattaaaaaatgaaattagtcacttgaaaggaaaaataacaaaGCTCAAGTACAAACTGGCCAACAACCAGGAACAGTGGGTTCAAACATTTCATCAAATTCAAGAGCAAAACAGACTACTCATGGTAAACACAG CTGTCCAAACTGACCCAGTGGTTTCTGAAGATCAACCGACTGAGGAGGATCTAGAAGTCAATGAAGAAGATGAGGAAGATGAGGAAGCCAACATTCCTGACTTCTTTGATGAAGACCCCACATGGGACCCAGAAACAATTGACAGTGAAtatgaaaaaataagaaatgaaGATGACAGTGCTAAAACATATGATAACCCAAGGTAA